From Lemur catta isolate mLemCat1 chromosome 21, mLemCat1.pri, whole genome shotgun sequence, a single genomic window includes:
- the PUS1 gene encoding tRNA pseudouridine synthase A isoform X1, with protein sequence MAGNVEAPAPAGPQHPPDRRARGGRAWEDAEHQAKRPRGSEDERRRLPKRKIVLLVAYAGKGYHGMQRNVGSSQFKTIEDDLVSALVRSGCIPENHGEDMRKMSFQRCARTDKGVSAAGQVVSLKVWLIDDILEKINSHLPSHIRILGRASQMRTHRRALDRLLLRRLLGPAGTCLSQSRPKPCRGLAAEARPETRGLPHPSCRGLKRVTGGFNSKNKCDARTYCYMLPTFAFAHKDRDVQDETYRLSPETLQQVNRLLACYKGTHNFHNFTSQKGPQEPSARRYILEMLCEEPFVREGLEFAVIRVKGQSFMTHQIRKMVGLVVAIVKGYAPESALERSWGEEKVDVPKAPGLGLVLERVHFEKYNQRFGNDGLHEPLDWAQEEGKVAAFKEEHIYPTIVSTERDERSMAQWLSTLPVHDFNATALAAAGTGAKVSSPQEGSGGDEDTD encoded by the exons ATGGCCGGGAACGTGGAGGCGCCCGCGCCCGCGGGGCCCCAACACCCGCCCGACAGGAGGGCGCGGGGCGGCCGGGCCTGGGAGGACGCGGAGCACCAGGCCAAGAGGCCCAGGGGCAGCGAGGACGAGCGGCGCCGGCTGCCCAAGCGCAAGATCGTGCTGCTCGTGGCCTACGCGGGCAAGGGCTACCACGGCATGCAG AGGAATGTTGGGTCCTCACAGTTTAAGACAATTGAAGATGACTTGGTGTCCGCCCTCGTCCGCTCAGGCTGTATCCCTGAAAATCACGGTGAAGACATGAGGAAAATGTCCTTCCAGCGGTGTGCCCGGACAGACAAG GGTGTGTCTGCAGCTGGCCAGGTAGTGTCCCTGAAGGTGTGGCTGATTGACGACATTTTGGAGAAGATCAACAGCCACCTTCCGTCTCACATTCGGATTTTGG GTCGGGCCTCGCAGATGAGAACCCACCGTCGGGCGCTGGACCGACTCCTCCTGAGGCGGCTCCTGGGACCCGCAGGGACCTGCCTGTCCCAGTCTCGCCCGAAGCCCTGCAGGGGCCTCGCAGCAGAGGCACGTCCGGAGACGAGGGGACTTCCTCACCCCAGCTGCCGAG GACTGAAGAGGGTCACGGGCGGGTTCAACTCCAAGAACAAGTGTGACGCCAGGACGTACTGCTACATGCTGCCCACCTTCGCCTTTGCCCACAAGGACCGGGACGTGCAGGACGAGACCTACCGCCTGAGCCCCGAGACGCTGCAGCAGGTCAACAGGCTCCTGGCCTGCTACAAGGGCACCCACAACTTCCACAACTTCACCTCGCAGAAGGGGCCGCAGGAGCCCAGCGCGCGGCGCTACATCCTGGAGATGCTCTGCGAAGAGCCCTTCGTGCGGGAGGGCCTGGAGTTCGCGGTGATCAGGGTGAAGGGCCAGAGCTTCATGACGCACCAGATCCGGAAGATGGTCGGCCTGGTGGTGGCCATTGTGAAGGGCTACGCGCCCGAGAGCGCGTTGGAGCGCAGCTGGGGCGAGGAGAAGGTGGACGTGCCCAAGGCGCCGGGGCTCGGGCTGGTGCTGGAGAGGGTGCACTTCGAGAAGTACAACCAGCGCTTCGGCAACGACGGGCTGCACGAGCCTCTGGACTGGGCGCAGGAGGAGGGCAAGGTGGCGGCCTTCAAGGAGGAGCACATCTACCCCACCATCGTCAGCACCGAGCGGGACGAGCGCTCCATGGCCCAGTGGCTCAGCACGCTGCCCGTCCACGACTTCAACGCCACTGCCCTGGCGGCAGCTGGCACAGGTGCCAAG GTCTCCAGCCCCCAGGAGGGCAGCGGAGGGGACGAAGACACCGACTGA
- the PUS1 gene encoding tRNA pseudouridine synthase A isoform X2: MAGNVEAPAPAGPQHPPDRRARGGRAWEDAEHQAKRPRGSEDERRRLPKRKIVLLVAYAGKGYHGMQRNVGSSQFKTIEDDLVSALVRSGCIPENHGEDMRKMSFQRCARTDKGVSAAGQVVSLKVWLIDDILEKINSHLPSHIRILGLKRVTGGFNSKNKCDARTYCYMLPTFAFAHKDRDVQDETYRLSPETLQQVNRLLACYKGTHNFHNFTSQKGPQEPSARRYILEMLCEEPFVREGLEFAVIRVKGQSFMTHQIRKMVGLVVAIVKGYAPESALERSWGEEKVDVPKAPGLGLVLERVHFEKYNQRFGNDGLHEPLDWAQEEGKVAAFKEEHIYPTIVSTERDERSMAQWLSTLPVHDFNATALAAAGTGAKVSSPQEGSGGDEDTD; the protein is encoded by the exons ATGGCCGGGAACGTGGAGGCGCCCGCGCCCGCGGGGCCCCAACACCCGCCCGACAGGAGGGCGCGGGGCGGCCGGGCCTGGGAGGACGCGGAGCACCAGGCCAAGAGGCCCAGGGGCAGCGAGGACGAGCGGCGCCGGCTGCCCAAGCGCAAGATCGTGCTGCTCGTGGCCTACGCGGGCAAGGGCTACCACGGCATGCAG AGGAATGTTGGGTCCTCACAGTTTAAGACAATTGAAGATGACTTGGTGTCCGCCCTCGTCCGCTCAGGCTGTATCCCTGAAAATCACGGTGAAGACATGAGGAAAATGTCCTTCCAGCGGTGTGCCCGGACAGACAAG GGTGTGTCTGCAGCTGGCCAGGTAGTGTCCCTGAAGGTGTGGCTGATTGACGACATTTTGGAGAAGATCAACAGCCACCTTCCGTCTCACATTCGGATTTTGG GACTGAAGAGGGTCACGGGCGGGTTCAACTCCAAGAACAAGTGTGACGCCAGGACGTACTGCTACATGCTGCCCACCTTCGCCTTTGCCCACAAGGACCGGGACGTGCAGGACGAGACCTACCGCCTGAGCCCCGAGACGCTGCAGCAGGTCAACAGGCTCCTGGCCTGCTACAAGGGCACCCACAACTTCCACAACTTCACCTCGCAGAAGGGGCCGCAGGAGCCCAGCGCGCGGCGCTACATCCTGGAGATGCTCTGCGAAGAGCCCTTCGTGCGGGAGGGCCTGGAGTTCGCGGTGATCAGGGTGAAGGGCCAGAGCTTCATGACGCACCAGATCCGGAAGATGGTCGGCCTGGTGGTGGCCATTGTGAAGGGCTACGCGCCCGAGAGCGCGTTGGAGCGCAGCTGGGGCGAGGAGAAGGTGGACGTGCCCAAGGCGCCGGGGCTCGGGCTGGTGCTGGAGAGGGTGCACTTCGAGAAGTACAACCAGCGCTTCGGCAACGACGGGCTGCACGAGCCTCTGGACTGGGCGCAGGAGGAGGGCAAGGTGGCGGCCTTCAAGGAGGAGCACATCTACCCCACCATCGTCAGCACCGAGCGGGACGAGCGCTCCATGGCCCAGTGGCTCAGCACGCTGCCCGTCCACGACTTCAACGCCACTGCCCTGGCGGCAGCTGGCACAGGTGCCAAG GTCTCCAGCCCCCAGGAGGGCAGCGGAGGGGACGAAGACACCGACTGA